Part of the Tolypothrix sp. PCC 7910 genome, CACTCTTAGTCATTAGTCATCAGTCATTAGTCATTAGCCCTTAGACAAATGACAAAGGACAAATGACAAAGGACAAATAAATTTTCTATGACACAAGCCCAAATCCAAGAAACCGCTAATACGCCCGCCCTGGCTGAAGAACCAGGGGTCAGGCATTGGCGAGACTACTTTAGCTTTAATACTGACCACAAGGTGATCGGGATTCAATACCTAGTCACTTCGTTTATTTTTTACTGCATTGGTGGCGTGATGGCGGACTTGGTTCGCACAGAACTAAGAACCCCAGAAGTAGATTTTGTCACCCCAGAAGTCTACAACAGCCTATTTACCCTGCACGCCACAATCATGATTTTTTTGTGGATTGTACCTGCAGGGGCAGGGTTTGCTAACTTCCTCATTCCCCTAATGATTGGGGCTAAGGATATGGCATTCCCTCGCCTAAATGCTGTCGCCTTTTGGATGATCCCCCCTGCTGGTGTGTTATTAATTGCCAGTTTAGCGGTGGGTGACGCACCTGATGCCGGCTGGACTTCTTACCCACCATTGAGTTTGGTGACAGGTCAAGTGGGTGAGGCTATCTGGATTATCAGTGTCCTGCTGCTGGGTACATCATCGATTTTGGGGGCGATTAATTTTCTCGTCACCTTATTGAGGATGCGTATCCCAGGTATGGGTGTGCATCAAATGCCCTTGTTTTGCTGGGCGATGTTTGCTACCTCAGCATTGGTACTACTATCTACCCCAGTACTTGCAGCCGGTCTGATTCTGCTGTCCTTTGACTTAATTGCCGGCACGACATTTTTTAATCCAACTGGGGGTGGCGATCCTGTTGTCTACCAGCATATGTTCTGGTTTTATTCCCACCCAGCGGTTTACATCATGATTTTGCCCTTCTTTGGAGCAATTTCTGAGATCATCCCAGTTCATTCTCGCAAACCGATTTTTGGTTATAAAGCGATCGCCTATTCCTCCCTCGCAATTAGTTTTCTAGGGTTAATTGTTTGGGCGCACCATATGTTTACCAGCGGTATCCCTGGTTGGCTGCGGATGTTCTTTATGATCACCACAATGATCATTGCCGTACCTACAGGAATTAAGATTTTCAGCTGGTTGGCGACAATGTGGGGTGGAAAAATTCGTCTCAACAGTCCTATGCTATTTGCTATGGGTTTTGTCGGCACCTTTGTGATTGGTGGTATCAGTGGCGTAATGTTGGCAGCAGTACCCTTTGATATTCACGTTCACGACACTTATTTTGTGGTTGCCCACCTCCACTACGTCTTATTTGGTGGTAGTGTTCTGGGGATTTTTGCCGCCATCTATCAGTGGTTCCCAAAAATGACGGGACGGATGCTGAACGAATTTTGGGGTAAAGTTCACTTTGCCTTGACAATAGTTGGTCTGAATATGACCTTCTTACCAATGCACAAGTTGGGTTTAATGGGCATGAACCGCCGAGTTGCTCAGTATGACCCCAAATTTGCATTGTTAAATGAAATCTGCACTTATGGTTCTTATATCCTGGCAGTTTCTACAATTCCCTTCATCATCAATGCCATCTGGAGTTGGTTATACGGGCCCAAAGCAAGTAATAATCCCTGGAATGCATTAACTCTAGAGTGGATGACAACCTCACCACCCGCGATTGAGAATTTTGACAAAACCCCAGTGTTAGCAACAGGCCCCTACGACTACGGCTTGGAAAATGCTTACAAGGGCGTACCTCTGTCAGATCCAGATCCAGTCTTGTCTGGTGGCGTAAACTCAGTGTTACGCGCCCAACCAGACGAACCATATCCAGGGATCACAGCAGAAAAAGAATAATGCATGGGCATGGGGCAATGGGCATAGGGCATTGGGTAATAGGTAATTGGTAATTGGTAATTAGGATTTATAGTTTATTCTTTCCCCTTTTCCCAATCCCCATTACCCCTTATCCCCAGAGGGGGCCCCGAGTTCCCCAATCCCCAATCCCTTTTCCCCAGTCCCCATTACCCCTTATCCCCAGAGGGGGCCCCGAGTTCCCCAATCCCCAATCCCTTTACACTTATCCTTTTTAATATTCATGCAAAGTCAAACTATTGACCCAGCGAAAACGGAACTGAATCATCACCTGGCTAAAGAAGGTGTGCATGGCGAACACGAAGGACATCCCGATCATCGCTTGTTTGGGCTAATTGTCTTTCTGATTGCTGAAGGCATGATTTTCATGGGGTTGTTTGGAGCTTATTTGGCTTTCCGTTCTACCTTACCCGTATGGCCACCAGCCGGAACACCCGAATTAGAACTTTTGCTACCAGGAGTTAATACCGCTAATCTAATAGCTAGCAGTTTTGTCATGCATAATGCTGACACTGCCATCAAAAAGAATGATACCAAGGGTATGCGGATTTGGTTGGCAATTACAGCCGCAATGGGTGCAATTTTCTTGGTAGGTCAGGTTTATGAATACACCCATCTAGAATTTGGTTTAACTACCAATTTATTTGCCAGCGCATTCTATGTGTTAACTGGATTTCACGGTTTGCACGTAACCATCGGCGTGTTAGCAATTTTAGCTGTATTGTGGCGATCGCGCGTTGCTGGCCACTACAGTAGCGAAAAGCGCTTCGGTATTGAAGCTGCGGAAATTTACTGGCATTTTGTCGATGTAATTTGGATAATTTTGTTCGGATTGTTGTACATACTCTAAGTATTAATAAGTAGTTGTTCACTCCACGCGAATAACTACCTAACCCCCACTGGGGGTTTTTTTATGGTTAATTTCCAACATGGGATAATCACTGAGTGATTATAGTTGCTTGATATCATGGTATTAACTCTGTGATATCTCTAGAATTTATGCATTTGGAGGCGTAGATTTGACTAAGGAAATAGTAAATCAAAAAATATCCTCAATTTTCTTGTGTATTGGGCATCTTGACAGTTTCATCCTCTAGTTGACATTTATCTGCAAGACCATCTAGATAGCAAGCTCATCGATATCCTGATTCATCGTATTATTTTTTACTATGCTCTAAATCAAAATGAAACGCGCTTTGTTTTTTTTATACATTCATAACCATGTTGAATTTTAGCTAGATTGTATATTAAAGTGTGTTTACTAAGATATTTTGAGATTTCAAGACTATTAACTTTAGTCCGATATAGGTGCAACTACAGCAACAATAAAAATTAAAAGGATAAAATATTTGGTTAAAATTATATTGTGATATTAGCGCCCTTAAAATCTCTAAAAAAATCATATAATTTCGCCACTGAACTAATATCTAGCTTGGAAAATTTTTAAATTTAAATATCAAGCAACTACGCAGACATTTAGGCGTAATGTCCAGCACAATCTACCACCAAAATTTAACTTGTCAGCTATTTTAGATAGGTTAGGATATGTCCCATGCGTCAGTACCCTCGCATTAGAAAAACACTCCGAAATCGCAACAATCATGTGACGCAGTTAAAAAGGAAATTATCTGGTGGTATTACTTATTTGCTATCAAGCGATACAGGAAATAAACAAGGGAATACACAACAGCAACAGTCTCCTCTCATTAACAAAACACTGCGGAATCGCTTTAAGATTGTCCAACTTTTAGCTAGGGGAGGTTCTGGCGATACCTACTTAGCAATTGATTTAGATTTACCGGGTAAACCATTTTGTGTTGTTAAGCATTTTTATCCTAAACATCCTCATCCTGCTATTTTACCAATTGCCAAAAACCTCTTTAATCGCGAAG contains:
- the ctaD gene encoding cytochrome c oxidase subunit I yields the protein MTQAQIQETANTPALAEEPGVRHWRDYFSFNTDHKVIGIQYLVTSFIFYCIGGVMADLVRTELRTPEVDFVTPEVYNSLFTLHATIMIFLWIVPAGAGFANFLIPLMIGAKDMAFPRLNAVAFWMIPPAGVLLIASLAVGDAPDAGWTSYPPLSLVTGQVGEAIWIISVLLLGTSSILGAINFLVTLLRMRIPGMGVHQMPLFCWAMFATSALVLLSTPVLAAGLILLSFDLIAGTTFFNPTGGGDPVVYQHMFWFYSHPAVYIMILPFFGAISEIIPVHSRKPIFGYKAIAYSSLAISFLGLIVWAHHMFTSGIPGWLRMFFMITTMIIAVPTGIKIFSWLATMWGGKIRLNSPMLFAMGFVGTFVIGGISGVMLAAVPFDIHVHDTYFVVAHLHYVLFGGSVLGIFAAIYQWFPKMTGRMLNEFWGKVHFALTIVGLNMTFLPMHKLGLMGMNRRVAQYDPKFALLNEICTYGSYILAVSTIPFIINAIWSWLYGPKASNNPWNALTLEWMTTSPPAIENFDKTPVLATGPYDYGLENAYKGVPLSDPDPVLSGGVNSVLRAQPDEPYPGITAEKE
- a CDS encoding heme-copper oxidase subunit III encodes the protein MQSQTIDPAKTELNHHLAKEGVHGEHEGHPDHRLFGLIVFLIAEGMIFMGLFGAYLAFRSTLPVWPPAGTPELELLLPGVNTANLIASSFVMHNADTAIKKNDTKGMRIWLAITAAMGAIFLVGQVYEYTHLEFGLTTNLFASAFYVLTGFHGLHVTIGVLAILAVLWRSRVAGHYSSEKRFGIEAAEIYWHFVDVIWIILFGLLYIL